A section of the Campylobacter lanienae NCTC 13004 genome encodes:
- a CDS encoding NlpC/P60 family protein — protein MRFAILFVFAMIFSGCGFKILEQNTQNITHINRENSIKKSEYTLNLSKYVGKKSADCSSLVTTINIKNNNIYSLSDLSSHYSKDGRRSQAIYNLYKSKNQINYQNASPGDLIFFNNTTKSTKNKTSHNITHIGVVKKIKDDGTIVFLHNLRGKNILSVMNLNHKNSHQIDGKKVNAYIIANCKNINCLVSNRFSGFGKISQDIAVK, from the coding sequence ATGAGATTTGCTATTTTATTCGTTTTTGCTATGATTTTTAGTGGATGTGGCTTTAAAATTTTAGAACAAAATACTCAAAATATCACTCATATTAATAGAGAAAATAGTATTAAAAAGAGTGAATATACTCTAAATTTAAGCAAATATGTAGGCAAAAAATCAGCCGATTGCTCATCATTAGTTACAACTATAAATATAAAAAACAATAATATCTACTCTCTAAGCGATCTAAGCTCACATTATAGTAAGGATGGTCGTCGCTCTCAAGCTATCTATAATCTTTATAAGAGTAAAAATCAGATAAATTATCAAAACGCATCGCCTGGAGATCTAATATTTTTTAACAACACAACCAAATCCACAAAAAACAAAACTAGCCACAATATAACTCACATAGGAGTTGTAAAAAAGATAAAAGATGATGGAACAATCGTCTTTTTACACAATCTTAGGGGTAAAAATATATTAAGCGTGATGAACTTAAATCACAAAAATTCCCATCAAATTGATGGTAAAAAAGTAAATGCATATATAATAGCTAATTGTAAAAATATAAATTGCTTAGTATCAAATAGATTTTCTGGCTTTGGTAAAATCAGCCAAGATATAGCGGTGAAATAG
- a CDS encoding 3'-5' exonuclease, which produces MKNKLDNFIDLLAKTNLNYHDFIQKANDIDELADIIEPKNLADWRLLGLELERLDNGKIVMPTRFRDFNEQVFCIVDIETNGGIKSGQIIEIGAVKIQGGKEIDRFETLVWASEIPQNISELTGIYQLDLVDAPHLANALESFRLFLADSVFVAHNVKFDYDFISISLAKLGFGMLLNRKICTIDLARRTIESNRYGLDALKQILGIDNAHHRALNDAIAACEIFKECIKRVPWHVQSVEDLILFSKTAKTLKTPNVIEQINPPKTDFRS; this is translated from the coding sequence TTGAAAAATAAATTAGATAATTTTATAGATTTATTAGCCAAAACTAATCTTAATTATCACGATTTTATACAAAAAGCAAATGATATAGATGAATTAGCTGATATCATAGAGCCTAAAAATTTAGCCGATTGGCGGCTTTTGGGTCTTGAGTTAGAGCGTTTGGATAATGGCAAAATCGTTATGCCAACTAGATTTAGAGATTTTAATGAACAGGTGTTTTGTATCGTTGATATCGAGACAAATGGCGGTATAAAAAGCGGTCAAATCATCGAAATAGGCGCAGTTAAAATCCAAGGTGGCAAGGAGATTGATAGGTTTGAGACGCTAGTTTGGGCTAGTGAAATTCCGCAAAATATCAGTGAATTAACTGGAATTTATCAGCTTGATTTAGTAGATGCTCCGCATTTGGCAAATGCTCTTGAGAGCTTTAGGCTATTTTTGGCTGATTCTGTATTTGTAGCGCATAATGTTAAATTTGATTATGATTTTATCAGTATTAGCTTAGCAAAGCTTGGGTTTGGAATGCTCTTAAATCGCAAGATTTGTACCATTGATCTAGCTAGAAGAACGATAGAGTCAAATAGATATGGTCTAGATGCACTTAAACAAATTTTAGGTATTGATAACGCTCATCACAGAGCATTAAATGACGCAATCGCAGCGTGTGAGATTTTCAAAGAGTGTATCAAAAGGGTGCCATGGCATGTCCAAAGCGTAGAAGATCTCATACTATTTAGCAAAACAGCAAAGACGCTAAAAACCCCAAATGTAATAGAACAGATAAATCCACCTAAAACAGATTTCAGGAGTTGA
- the rpe gene encoding ribulose-phosphate 3-epimerase: MYVAPSILSANFGELAKEIKAVCEAGADLIHIDVMDGHFVPNLTIGPLVVEAVAKASTKPLDIHLMVENVPFFVDLFLPLKPKFISFHIEEEKHPLRLIDHIRKNGVNPAIVLNPHTPVSSLKHIIDEVDMVLLMSVNPGFGGQKFIPSVLSKAMELRELIDSRNAKCMIEVDGGVNGLNVADLDAAGVDIVVAGSFVFGSNDYAGAIKALKI; encoded by the coding sequence ATGTATGTAGCTCCAAGTATTTTATCAGCGAATTTTGGAGAGTTAGCTAAAGAGATTAAGGCTGTTTGTGAGGCTGGGGCTGACTTGATACACATAGATGTTATGGATGGCCACTTTGTGCCTAATCTTACAATTGGCCCACTTGTAGTAGAGGCAGTAGCTAAGGCATCTACAAAGCCACTTGATATTCATTTAATGGTAGAAAATGTCCCATTTTTTGTAGATCTATTTTTGCCTTTAAAACCTAAATTTATAAGCTTTCATATAGAAGAAGAGAAGCATCCATTAAGGCTTATTGATCATATCCGTAAAAATGGAGTAAATCCCGCTATAGTGCTCAATCCCCACACACCTGTTAGCTCTTTAAAACATATCATAGATGAAGTTGATATGGTGCTTTTAATGAGTGTTAATCCCGGTTTTGGCGGACAAAAATTCATCCCTTCAGTCTTATCAAAGGCTATGGAATTAAGAGAGTTAATAGACTCACGAAATGCTAAATGTATGATAGAAGTAGATGGCGGAGTAAATGGTCTAAATGTAGCTGATCTAGATGCTGCTGGTGTGGATATTGTCGTGGCTGGAAGCTTTGTCTTTGGTAGCAATGATTATGCTGGGGCGATAAAAGCGTTAAAAATTTAA
- the rseP gene encoding RIP metalloprotease RseP has protein sequence MRSLIFVLILLIASFWYWGVHFGITILSLSFLIFFHELGHFLAAKYFGVFVKTFSIGFGEKIYSKKLGNTIYCISAIPLGGYVQLKGQDDTNPKEKNYDSDSYNTLSPLKRIIILFAGPFFNILLAFILYIMLGFIGVERLSPVIGSTLANSAAQSANIEKNDKIIAINGVKIKEWDEIKKYITTNPTDILIKRGENELHITLTPQLSQTKNIFGENITTPLIGITPSGEKTTIYNRGFDSIKFAYDETIKASTLIYQGLEKLITGVVPIDQMGGIVAMADITTKASQISISVLLIIVALISVNLGILNLLPLPVLDGGHIVFNLYEMIFKRAVNERVFVGLSYASMALLFALMIFTIINDIVRLAGE, from the coding sequence TTGAGAAGTTTAATCTTTGTTTTAATACTTTTAATAGCTAGTTTTTGGTATTGGGGAGTACATTTTGGTATCACCATATTGTCGCTATCATTTTTAATATTTTTTCATGAGCTTGGGCATTTTTTGGCTGCTAAATACTTTGGTGTCTTTGTAAAGACTTTTAGCATTGGTTTTGGAGAGAAAATTTATAGCAAAAAATTGGGCAATACTATCTATTGTATAAGCGCTATACCACTTGGTGGATATGTTCAACTAAAAGGTCAAGATGACACAAATCCAAAAGAGAAAAATTATGATAGCGATAGCTATAACACACTAAGCCCATTAAAAAGAATTATAATCTTATTTGCTGGGCCGTTTTTTAATATCTTATTAGCTTTTATACTATATATAATGCTTGGATTTATCGGTGTTGAGAGATTATCACCTGTTATTGGTAGTACCTTAGCAAATTCAGCCGCACAAAGTGCTAATATAGAAAAAAATGATAAAATCATAGCTATAAATGGGGTTAAAATTAAGGAGTGGGATGAGATAAAAAAGTATATCACAACTAATCCTACAGATATACTTATTAAGCGTGGTGAAAATGAGCTTCATATAACACTAACCCCGCAACTATCTCAAACCAAAAATATATTTGGCGAGAATATAACCACTCCATTAATTGGCATAACACCAAGTGGCGAGAAAACAACTATATATAATAGAGGCTTTGATAGCATTAAATTTGCCTATGATGAGACGATTAAAGCCTCAACTCTAATCTATCAAGGATTAGAAAAGCTCATCACAGGCGTAGTCCCTATAGACCAAATGGGAGGTATAGTCGCAATGGCTGATATCACTACAAAAGCTAGCCAAATCAGCATATCTGTGCTTTTAATAATAGTAGCTTTGATATCTGTGAATTTAGGTATATTAAATTTGCTTCCGCTTCCAGTTTTAGATGGTGGGCATATAGTTTTTAATCTCTATGAGATGATATTTAAAAGAGCGGTAAATGAGCGTGTTTTTGTAGGGCTTAGCTACGCTTCTATGGCTTTGCTATTTGCTTTAATGATATTTACTATTATCAATGATATAGTTAGATTAGCAGGAGAGTAA
- a CDS encoding YggS family pyridoxal phosphate-dependent enzyme, giving the protein MSLDTILNQINGRARLIAVSKNVTQNEVISLYNQGLREFGENRVQELKRKSEILSNLDIKWHFIGRLQSNKINQLISLHPSLWQSCDGLEIALEVNKRLNYKLDTLLQINSAKEESKQGVDPSDAIEIYKDIQNRCENLNLIGVMSIGANSDDENEIKRSFEITKNIFDKLKPQGALICSMGMSGDFNLAIECGSNMVRLGTILYR; this is encoded by the coding sequence ATGAGTTTAGATACTATTTTAAATCAGATTAATGGCAGGGCAAGATTAATCGCTGTAAGCAAAAATGTAACCCAAAATGAGGTAATATCGCTATATAATCAAGGTCTTAGAGAATTTGGTGAAAATAGAGTCCAAGAGCTAAAAAGAAAGAGCGAAATCCTCTCAAATTTAGATATCAAGTGGCACTTTATCGGTCGCTTACAAAGTAATAAGATAAATCAACTCATATCACTTCATCCATCTTTGTGGCAGAGTTGCGATGGTTTAGAGATAGCACTTGAAGTCAATAAAAGGCTAAATTATAAGCTTGATACCTTGCTTCAGATAAACTCAGCCAAAGAAGAGAGCAAGCAAGGTGTCGATCCTAGCGATGCTATAGAAATTTATAAAGATATACAAAATAGATGTGAGAATTTAAATTTAATAGGCGTGATGAGTATAGGTGCTAATAGCGATGATGAAAATGAGATTAAAAGAAGTTTTGAGATAACTAAAAATATATTTGATAAATTAAAGCCACAAGGAGCGCTAATCTGCTCAATGGGGATGAGTGGGGACTTTAATCTGGCTATAGAGTGTGGGTCTAATATGGTTAGGCTTGGGACAATTTTGTATAGATAA
- a CDS encoding ATP-dependent Clp protease ATP-binding subunit → MANIFNELTSMSQDLIDSAISLAIGNKNPQVVPLHMLWALSADSNSVLNQILNKANVSKDALVLDIKSNADKLPQSSNVSKNNIQISNELVDSLERAKSVMIGLGDKFIAVDSWIIGNLDSEPIKGILSKYLDLLEIKKELELMRGGKSIDTQTADENLDSLNKFGIDLTKKAASGELDPVIGRDEEITRMMQILIRKTKNNPILLGEPGVGKTAIVEGLAQLIVKKAVPTTLANKRVIALDMSALIAGAKYRGEFEDRLKAIIDEVKKAGNIILFIDEIHTIVGAGASEGSMDAANILKPALARGELHTVGATTLKEYRKYFEKDAALQRRFQPVNVAEPSVNEALQILRGIKDRLEVHHNVNITDSALVAAAKLSHRYISGRFLPDKAIDLIDEAAAELKMQIESEPFELAKSKREIETLIVEKEALKMEGEDKNRDRLNEIEKEIANLNEKKSNLEAKFKNEKAVFNGISEAKKQIETLKNEAEQAKRNNAYEKAAEIEYGKIPEANTKIKELEAKWEEMKKGGVLLKNEVDEDMVAGILSKWTGIPAGKMLTNEKERYLNIEKHLKDSVIGQDEALHALSRAIKRNKAGLSSQNRPIGSFLFLGPTGVGKTESAKALAKFLFDDEKAMIRFDMSEYMEKHAVSRLLGAPPGYVGFEEGGQLTEAVRRKPYSVILFDEVEKAHKDVFNILLGILDDGRATDSKGVTVDFKNTIIILTSNIGSSAIMELNGKERDDAVKLALKEYFKPEFLNRLDDCVIFNPLGQDELSKIVKIMFKELESKLLARGIKSQLSNEAINLISQAGFDPVYGARPLRRALYELVEDLVADMILKDEIISGDSIKIDAKDDQIIVTKD, encoded by the coding sequence ATGGCAAATATATTCAATGAACTAACATCAATGAGCCAAGATTTAATAGATAGTGCTATATCTTTAGCCATTGGAAATAAAAATCCACAAGTTGTCCCTTTGCATATGCTTTGGGCTTTGAGCGCTGATAGTAACTCAGTATTAAATCAAATTCTAAATAAAGCAAATGTAAGCAAAGATGCCTTGGTGCTAGATATAAAAAGCAACGCTGATAAATTACCGCAAAGCTCAAATGTCTCAAAAAATAATATTCAAATTTCAAATGAATTAGTAGATAGCTTAGAGCGTGCTAAGTCTGTAATGATCGGCTTAGGGGATAAATTTATAGCAGTTGATAGCTGGATAATTGGAAATTTAGATAGTGAGCCTATAAAGGGGATTTTATCAAAATATCTAGATTTGCTTGAGATCAAAAAAGAGTTAGAGCTAATGCGTGGAGGTAAGAGTATTGATACCCAAACTGCTGATGAAAATCTAGACTCTTTAAATAAATTTGGGATTGATCTAACTAAAAAGGCCGCTAGCGGTGAGCTTGATCCAGTCATCGGCAGAGATGAAGAGATCACTAGAATGATGCAAATTCTAATTAGAAAGACTAAGAATAATCCAATATTATTAGGTGAGCCTGGAGTTGGTAAAACCGCAATTGTAGAGGGCTTGGCTCAATTAATTGTAAAAAAAGCAGTTCCTACAACCTTAGCAAATAAAAGAGTAATTGCTCTTGATATGAGTGCGTTAATCGCTGGGGCAAAATATAGAGGGGAGTTCGAAGATAGATTAAAAGCTATAATTGATGAAGTTAAAAAGGCTGGAAATATAATATTATTTATAGATGAAATTCACACTATTGTAGGGGCTGGAGCTAGTGAGGGCTCTATGGATGCAGCAAATATACTAAAACCAGCCCTAGCTCGTGGAGAGTTACACACAGTAGGGGCTACAACGCTAAAAGAGTATAGAAAATATTTTGAAAAAGATGCCGCATTACAACGCAGATTTCAGCCTGTAAATGTCGCTGAGCCTAGCGTAAATGAGGCCTTACAAATACTTCGTGGGATAAAAGATAGGCTAGAAGTTCATCACAATGTAAACATCACAGATAGCGCTCTTGTAGCAGCTGCTAAGCTAAGCCATAGATATATCAGCGGTAGATTTTTGCCTGATAAAGCTATAGATTTGATTGATGAAGCAGCGGCTGAATTAAAAATGCAAATTGAGAGTGAGCCATTTGAGCTAGCTAAATCTAAAAGAGAGATTGAGACTTTAATAGTCGAAAAAGAGGCTTTAAAAATGGAGGGCGAAGATAAAAATAGAGATAGATTAAATGAGATAGAAAAAGAGATAGCAAATTTAAATGAGAAAAAATCAAATTTAGAGGCTAAATTTAAAAATGAAAAAGCGGTATTTAATGGTATAAGTGAGGCTAAAAAACAGATAGAAACTCTAAAAAATGAAGCTGAGCAAGCGAAGAGAAATAACGCTTATGAAAAGGCCGCAGAGATAGAGTATGGCAAAATTCCAGAAGCAAACACTAAGATAAAAGAGCTAGAAGCTAAATGGGAAGAGATGAAAAAGGGTGGAGTGCTACTCAAAAATGAAGTAGATGAAGATATGGTAGCTGGAATTTTAAGCAAATGGACAGGAATCCCAGCTGGCAAGATGCTCACAAACGAAAAAGAGAGATATCTAAATATAGAAAAACATCTCAAAGATAGCGTAATAGGTCAAGATGAAGCCTTACACGCACTATCTAGGGCTATTAAGAGAAATAAAGCTGGCCTAAGTAGCCAAAATCGCCCAATCGGTAGCTTTTTATTCCTTGGGCCTACGGGCGTTGGTAAGACTGAGAGTGCGAAGGCGTTGGCGAAATTTCTTTTTGATGATGAAAAAGCGATGATAAGATTTGATATGAGTGAATATATGGAGAAACACGCCGTTAGCAGACTTCTTGGTGCACCTCCTGGATATGTGGGATTTGAAGAGGGCGGACAGCTCACTGAAGCAGTTAGACGAAAACCATATAGCGTGATTTTGTTTGATGAAGTTGAGAAGGCTCATAAGGATGTATTTAATATTTTGCTTGGAATTTTAGATGATGGTAGGGCTACTGATAGCAAGGGCGTAACTGTGGATTTTAAAAACACAATTATCATTTTAACTAGCAATATCGGCTCATCGGCGATTATGGAATTAAATGGCAAAGAGAGAGATGATGCGGTTAAACTTGCTTTAAAAGAGTATTTTAAACCCGAATTTTTAAATAGATTAGATGATTGCGTGATATTTAATCCACTTGGTCAAGATGAGTTAAGCAAGATTGTAAAAATAATGTTTAAAGAGCTTGAGAGTAAGCTTTTGGCTCGTGGGATAAAATCACAGCTTAGCAACGAAGCTATAAATTTAATCTCTCAAGCTGGATTTGACCCTGTATATGGTGCTAGGCCACTTCGCAGAGCCTTATATGAGCTTGTAGAAGATCTTGTGGCTGATATGATCTTAAAAGATGAAATCATAAGTGGCGATAGCATAAAAATTGACGCTAAAGATGATCAAATCATCGTAACCAAAGATTAA
- a CDS encoding S41 family peptidase, whose translation MKSSRILQLTGFISVIAASAIALNAQTTQDSRVEALAKLTKTIAIVEKHYVDDINFTQIIDKTISGLLTNLDAHSGYLDEKAFKDMLIQTKGEFGGLGITVGIKDGALTVIAPIDDTPAYKAGVKAGDVILRINGESTINTTIDEAVNKMRGKPNTPVEITIVRQGEKKPFDLKIIRDIITVESVQAKMIEDENILYLRVTNFDQHVTKKTREFIKKYPKAKGIILDLRNNPGGLLNQAVGLTNLFVESGVIVSQKGRDKNEDEIHSAQKGNFITNAPLAVLINGGSASASEIVSGALQDLKRAVIIGENSFGKGSVQVIMPVDQKEALRLTVARYYLPSGRTIQAVGVTPDIVVYPGKVPNEESGFSIKEADLKQHLESELNKIEPKNKKKDIDDKNTITQKQIYDDIQLKTAIDSIKVLNIK comes from the coding sequence TTGAAAAGTAGTAGAATTTTACAATTAACTGGTTTCATAAGCGTTATAGCCGCTAGCGCCATTGCCCTAAATGCTCAAACAACGCAAGATAGCAGAGTAGAAGCCCTTGCGAAGCTGACAAAAACTATAGCCATAGTAGAAAAGCACTATGTAGATGATATAAATTTCACTCAAATAATTGATAAAACCATATCTGGACTCTTAACAAATCTAGATGCTCACTCTGGATATTTAGATGAAAAAGCCTTTAAAGATATGTTAATCCAAACTAAAGGCGAATTTGGCGGTCTTGGTATAACTGTTGGGATAAAAGATGGAGCTTTAACCGTTATAGCCCCAATTGATGATACTCCAGCTTATAAAGCTGGGGTCAAAGCAGGTGATGTGATATTAAGAATCAATGGCGAATCCACCATAAATACCACAATTGATGAAGCCGTAAATAAAATGCGTGGCAAGCCAAACACGCCAGTAGAAATAACCATAGTTAGACAAGGTGAAAAAAAGCCATTTGATCTAAAAATAATAAGGGATATAATCACCGTAGAATCAGTCCAAGCTAAGATGATTGAAGATGAGAATATCCTATATTTAAGAGTTACAAATTTCGATCAACATGTAACCAAAAAAACTAGAGAATTTATCAAAAAATATCCAAAAGCCAAAGGCATAATCCTAGATTTAAGAAATAATCCAGGCGGATTATTAAACCAAGCTGTTGGGCTTACAAATTTATTTGTTGAAAGTGGCGTTATAGTATCTCAAAAAGGTAGAGATAAAAATGAAGATGAGATCCACTCAGCACAAAAAGGCAACTTCATCACAAACGCACCATTAGCAGTGCTTATAAATGGCGGAAGTGCTAGTGCTAGTGAGATAGTAAGTGGAGCCTTACAAGATCTAAAAAGAGCTGTGATAATCGGAGAAAATAGCTTTGGTAAAGGTAGCGTCCAAGTAATTATGCCAGTTGATCAAAAAGAGGCTTTAAGATTAACTGTAGCAAGATACTATCTACCAAGCGGTAGAACTATCCAAGCAGTAGGAGTAACTCCAGATATTGTCGTATATCCTGGCAAAGTGCCAAACGAAGAGAGTGGATTTAGCATAAAAGAGGCCGATTTAAAGCAACATTTAGAGAGTGAGTTAAACAAAATCGAACCAAAAAATAAGAAAAAAGATATAGATGATAAAAATACAATAACCCAAAAGCAAATTTATGATGATATTCAGCTAAAAACTGCGATAGACTCAATAAAAGTATTAAATATCAAATAA
- the purC gene encoding phosphoribosylaminoimidazolesuccinocarboxamide synthase yields the protein MEKSELLYEGKGKKMWSVKGNDELLIAEFKDDLTAFNAEKKGNEEGKGALNNQISTAIFKLLKENGIETALVESISPTEQLVKKCSIIPLEVVVRNIATGSLSKRLGIKEATILPFTLVEFYYKDDALGDPLINDEHAILLNSVKSQDDLVTLKRLGREINSILAPFFASKSLKLVDFKVEFGFDKDGNILLADEISPDSCRFWDVDTGEKMDKDRFRQDLGSVKVAYEEVLRRILS from the coding sequence ATGGAAAAATCAGAGTTACTTTACGAAGGTAAAGGCAAAAAAATGTGGAGTGTTAAGGGTAATGATGAGCTATTAATAGCTGAATTTAAAGATGATTTAACAGCATTTAACGCCGAAAAAAAAGGCAACGAAGAGGGAAAAGGTGCTTTAAATAACCAAATTTCAACTGCTATTTTCAAACTTTTAAAAGAAAATGGCATAGAAACAGCCTTAGTCGAAAGCATCAGCCCAACTGAACAACTAGTTAAAAAATGCTCAATCATACCATTAGAAGTAGTAGTAAGAAATATCGCCACTGGAAGCCTAAGCAAGAGATTAGGCATAAAAGAAGCTACGATTTTGCCTTTTACATTAGTTGAGTTTTATTACAAAGATGACGCTTTAGGCGATCCATTAATCAATGATGAACACGCAATCTTGCTAAATAGCGTAAAAAGCCAAGATGACCTAGTAACTCTAAAACGCCTTGGTAGAGAGATCAACTCTATTTTAGCACCATTTTTTGCTTCAAAGAGCTTAAAACTTGTTGATTTTAAAGTTGAATTTGGCTTTGATAAAGATGGAAATATCTTATTAGCTGATGAGATTAGCCCTGATAGTTGTAGATTTTGGGATGTTGATACTGGTGAAAAGATGGATAAAGATAGATTTCGCCAAGACCTTGGTAGTGTCAAAGTGGCATATGAAGAGGTTTTGCGTAGAATTTTATCATAA
- the purS gene encoding phosphoribosylformylglycinamidine synthase subunit PurS codes for MKVIVNVYLKNGVLDPAGKATKHALESLGFGGVNDVRIGKQIILNLNENTTDEEIKKMCEELLANTVIEDYEILKG; via the coding sequence ATGAAAGTAATCGTAAATGTATATTTAAAAAATGGAGTCTTGGATCCAGCGGGTAAAGCTACAAAACACGCATTAGAAAGCCTTGGATTTGGTGGCGTAAATGATGTAAGAATCGGCAAACAAATCATCTTAAATTTAAACGAGAATACCACAGATGAAGAGATAAAAAAAATGTGTGAAGAGCTACTAGCAAATACAGTTATAGAAGATTATGAGATTCTAAAAGGCTAA
- the purQ gene encoding phosphoribosylformylglycinamidine synthase I, with protein MRVAIINFPGTNCERDTKYAFDLLGFDSEIIWHKDRDFKADLVVLPGGFSYGDYLRTAAIAKFSPAMQTVINHAKNGGLLLGICNGFQMLLESGLLPGAMRRNENMSFISKFNHLKVISNKNKFLSNFNNSDIIDIPLAHGEGNYYADDDTIKKLYDDDCVLLKYCDRDGNEINLNGSVDNIAGICNKNKNIFGLMPHPERAVESILGSTDGAKMLKGFLC; from the coding sequence ATGAGAGTAGCTATCATTAATTTTCCTGGGACAAACTGCGAAAGAGATACAAAATACGCTTTTGATCTATTGGGGTTTGATTCAGAGATAATCTGGCATAAAGATAGAGATTTTAAGGCTGATTTGGTAGTATTGCCTGGCGGATTTAGCTATGGTGATTATCTTAGAACTGCTGCTATTGCTAAGTTTAGCCCAGCAATGCAAACAGTAATAAATCACGCTAAAAACGGAGGATTGCTACTTGGAATTTGTAATGGTTTTCAGATGCTTTTAGAGAGCGGGCTTTTACCTGGTGCAATGAGACGAAATGAAAATATGAGCTTCATTAGCAAATTTAACCATTTAAAAGTTATATCAAATAAGAATAAATTTCTATCAAATTTTAATAACTCCGATATAATCGATATCCCACTAGCCCATGGAGAGGGAAATTACTACGCTGATGATGATACGATCAAAAAGCTATATGATGATGATTGTGTACTCTTAAAATATTGCGATAGAGATGGAAATGAGATCAATCTAAATGGCTCTGTGGATAATATCGCTGGAATTTGTAATAAAAATAAAAATATTTTTGGTCTTATGCCTCATCCTGAAAGAGCTGTAGAGAGCATACTAGGTAGCACTGATGGTGCTAAAATGCTTAAAGGATTTCTTTGTTAA
- a CDS encoding lysophospholipid acyltransferase family protein — MKILNKVKSWLYAIEILLSVVIIVLIFFVAPSHNLWLRRKWTRIQKFLIRYKIDIVGTPDPRANMIIANHQSMLDIMALEDIYPGNICWIAKKEIGDIPFFGNIIKVPKMISVDRKDPRSLPKIIKLAKERISEGRVIAIFPEGTRGDGSKILKFKSGANIIANKLNLVVQPVLIIGSRKIIDSKTISVNSGSFKVIYMDIVDTSDENWLENTRAKMQTLLAQNLDK, encoded by the coding sequence ATGAAAATATTAAATAAGGTAAAAAGCTGGTTATATGCTATTGAGATTTTATTAAGCGTTGTTATCATAGTTTTAATATTTTTTGTAGCTCCATCACATAATCTATGGCTAAGGCGCAAATGGACTAGAATACAAAAATTTCTCATCAGATATAAAATCGATATAGTAGGCACACCCGATCCAAGAGCAAATATGATTATAGCCAATCACCAAAGTATGCTAGATATCATGGCCTTAGAAGATATCTATCCAGGCAATATCTGCTGGATAGCTAAAAAAGAGATTGGGGATATACCATTTTTTGGCAATATAATCAAAGTACCAAAGATGATATCAGTAGATCGCAAAGACCCAAGATCGCTACCAAAAATCATAAAATTAGCTAAAGAGAGAATTAGTGAAGGTAGAGTCATAGCTATATTTCCTGAGGGTACTCGTGGAGATGGGAGTAAGATTTTGAAATTTAAAAGTGGCGCAAATATCATCGCTAATAAGCTAAATTTAGTAGTTCAACCGGTGCTTATAATTGGCTCAAGAAAGATTATAGATAGTAAGACTATTAGCGTAAATTCCGGGTCGTTTAAGGTTATCTATATGGATATTGTGGATACTAGCGATGAAAATTGGCTTGAAAATACAAGAGCAAAAATGCAAACTTTATTAGCTCAAAATTTAGATAAATAG
- a CDS encoding DedA family protein → MLENIINYLVSLVADWGYLGIFLLMALESSFFPFPSEVVMIPAGYLVYTGQMNLYLAFGAGALGSLAGAIFNYYLCYFFGRAFILKYGKYIGITDEKMAKFERFFNKYGEISTFNCRLIPGIRQYISLPAGLAKMNIFTFSIYTTLGAGIWVAILIAIGYYIGDQKELIKEYLAQITICLLIAVAIITIIYLYIQKRFKK, encoded by the coding sequence ATGTTAGAAAATATCATTAATTATCTAGTGAGTTTAGTCGCTGATTGGGGGTATTTGGGGATATTTTTGTTAATGGCTTTGGAGAGTAGCTTTTTCCCTTTTCCTAGTGAAGTTGTCATGATACCGGCTGGATATTTGGTATATACTGGGCAGATGAATTTATATCTAGCATTTGGTGCTGGGGCATTAGGTAGCCTTGCTGGAGCGATATTCAACTACTATTTATGCTACTTTTTTGGTAGAGCCTTTATATTAAAATATGGCAAATACATAGGAATCACAGATGAAAAGATGGCTAAATTTGAGAGATTTTTTAACAAATATGGCGAAATCTCTACATTTAATTGTCGCTTAATCCCAGGAATTAGACAATATATCAGCTTGCCAGCAGGACTAGCTAAGATGAATATCTTTACTTTTAGCATTTATACCACGCTTGGGGCTGGGATTTGGGTGGCAATTTTGATCGCTATTGGGTATTATATCGGCGATCAAAAAGAGCTTATCAAAGAGTATTTAGCTCAAATTACCATCTGTTTATTGATAGCTGTAGCTATAATTACAATTATATATCTATACATACAAAAAAGGTTTAAAAAATGA